A single region of the Leptolyngbya subtilissima AS-A7 genome encodes:
- the gpmI gene encoding 2,3-bisphosphoglycerate-independent phosphoglycerate mutase, with protein MSQASVPPMVLIILDGWGYRENTDGNAVAAAKTPVMDSLWAAYPRTLIRTSGKDVGLPDGQMGNSEVGHLNIGAGRIVPQELVRISDAVEDGTLQENEAFLEVCQAVRYRNSKLHLVGLCSEGGVHSHLSHLFGLLEMAKAQDVDEVCIHVITDGRDTKPTEGRVSVQKIQDYVDRLGLGRLVTLSGRYYAMDRDNRWDRVEKAYRVMTDPGEGSGKTAMEALLESYDQEINDEFVEPVRLAPGAIAPEDGVIFFNFRPDRARQLTQALVDPNFKGFERNLVAPLSFVTMTQYDPEMPVKVAFQPQNLSNILGEVVANHGLKQFRTAETEKYAHVTYFFNGGLEEPLKGEDRELVSSPMVATYDKAPAMSAAAVTNTALAAIKKGIYSLVVINYANPDMVGHTGKMESTITALQAVDHELGRLIDGIGKAGGTAIIIADHGNAELMWDENHKPWTAHTTNPVPFILVEGEKLKVPAYGGDVNLREDGRLSDIAPTILQILGLPQPQEMTGRSMFLPADVEIRNNRTPVKLSL; from the coding sequence ATGAGTCAAGCGTCAGTCCCGCCGATGGTTTTAATCATTCTTGACGGCTGGGGATATCGGGAAAATACCGACGGTAACGCTGTCGCCGCCGCAAAGACTCCGGTTATGGATAGTCTGTGGGCCGCTTATCCCCGCACTTTAATTCGTACATCAGGCAAGGATGTGGGGCTGCCCGACGGTCAGATGGGCAATTCCGAAGTTGGTCACCTCAACATTGGTGCAGGGCGCATTGTGCCCCAAGAATTGGTGCGTATTTCTGACGCCGTAGAAGACGGCACCCTGCAAGAGAACGAGGCTTTTCTAGAAGTGTGTCAGGCGGTGCGCTACCGCAATAGTAAGCTGCATCTAGTGGGGCTGTGCTCTGAGGGGGGCGTGCACTCTCACCTCTCTCACCTGTTTGGCCTGCTAGAGATGGCCAAAGCCCAAGACGTTGATGAAGTTTGCATTCACGTCATTACCGATGGCCGCGACACAAAGCCCACCGAAGGTAGGGTGTCGGTTCAAAAAATTCAGGACTACGTTGACCGGCTAGGCCTGGGCCGCTTGGTCACTCTCAGCGGCCGCTACTACGCCATGGATCGCGACAACCGTTGGGATCGCGTCGAGAAGGCCTACCGAGTGATGACCGACCCCGGCGAGGGCAGCGGCAAAACCGCCATGGAAGCGCTGCTGGAATCCTATGACCAGGAGATCAACGATGAATTTGTAGAGCCAGTGCGGCTGGCTCCCGGTGCGATCGCCCCAGAGGACGGCGTAATCTTCTTCAACTTCCGCCCCGATCGCGCTCGCCAGCTAACTCAGGCTCTAGTTGATCCCAACTTTAAGGGCTTTGAGCGGAATTTAGTGGCACCCCTAAGCTTTGTCACTATGACCCAGTACGACCCGGAGATGCCGGTCAAGGTGGCCTTTCAGCCTCAAAACCTGAGCAACATTTTGGGCGAAGTAGTAGCCAACCATGGGCTTAAGCAGTTTCGCACCGCCGAAACCGAAAAGTACGCCCATGTCACCTACTTCTTTAACGGTGGTCTGGAAGAACCCCTAAAGGGCGAAGACCGAGAGCTGGTATCTAGCCCGATGGTCGCGACCTACGATAAGGCTCCGGCCATGTCGGCGGCGGCGGTGACCAACACCGCCCTAGCTGCCATCAAAAAAGGGATTTATTCGCTGGTGGTGATCAACTACGCCAACCCCGACATGGTGGGTCACACCGGCAAGATGGAGTCCACGATCACGGCTCTTCAAGCCGTTGACCACGAGCTAGGCCGCTTAATTGACGGTATTGGCAAAGCTGGGGGCACCGCCATTATCATTGCTGACCACGGCAACGCCGAGCTGATGTGGGACGAAAACCACAAGCCCTGGACAGCCCACACCACCAACCCGGTGCCCTTTATTCTGGTTGAAGGTGAGAAGCTCAAGGTGCCTGCCTACGGTGGCGACGTTAATCTTCGCGAAGACGGGCGGCTGTCTGATATTGCCCCGACCATTCTGCAAATTTTGGGTCTGCCTCAGCCCCAAGAAATGACCGGGCGCTCAATGTTTCTCCCCGCCGATGTAGAAATTCGCAACAACCGTACCCCGGTTAAACTCTCCCTCTAG
- a CDS encoding ABC-F family ATP-binding cassette domain-containing protein, with the protein MLRLEHISKIYPTGEVLKDVNWEVKPGDRIGLVGVNGAGKSTQLKIITGKIEPTTGTIIRPADLKIAYLSQEFEVDPSHTVRDEFWTVFKEANEVQSKLHHIPTLMETADPTELDRLIHELDKLQRRFDALGGYGLESQIEKILPEMGFEASDGDRYVSEFSGGWQMRMGLGKILLQAPDVLLLDEPTNHLDLDTIEWLEGYLKKLTTPMVIVSHDREFLDRLCTQIVETERGVSTTYLGNYTAYLTQKEESLAAQLSTFERQQKEIAKQQAFVDRFRASATRSTQAKSREKQLDKVERIEAPTGSVRTLHFRFPPAPRSGREVVTVADLTHSYDEKILFLGANLLIERGDRIAFLGHNGSGKSTLLRLIAGLETPTDGQVEVGNHNVIPSYFEQNQAEALDLEKTVIATIHDEVPDWTNEEVRTLLGRFLFTGDMAFKQVKALSGGEKARLALAKMLLRPANLMMLDEPTNHLDIPAKEMLEEALQHYDGTVLLVSHDRYFISRVATKIVEIRDGELRLYRGDYHYYLDKVAEEAEAEKRAALEAEKKAKADAKRQQQQAKRKAGATK; encoded by the coding sequence ATGCTGCGTTTAGAGCACATCAGCAAGATTTACCCCACCGGGGAGGTTCTCAAAGACGTGAACTGGGAGGTGAAGCCAGGCGATCGCATCGGTCTCGTCGGCGTCAACGGCGCCGGCAAATCGACCCAGCTCAAAATTATCACCGGCAAGATTGAGCCCACCACGGGCACTATCATTCGCCCTGCCGACCTCAAAATCGCCTACCTCTCCCAGGAGTTTGAGGTTGACCCCAGCCACACGGTGCGCGACGAATTTTGGACGGTATTTAAAGAGGCCAACGAGGTACAGTCAAAGCTGCACCACATCCCCACGCTGATGGAGACCGCCGATCCCACTGAACTCGATCGCCTGATCCACGAACTCGACAAGCTGCAGCGGCGCTTTGATGCCCTGGGCGGTTATGGGCTAGAGTCGCAAATTGAGAAAATTTTGCCTGAAATGGGTTTTGAGGCCAGCGACGGCGATCGCTACGTCAGCGAGTTTAGCGGTGGCTGGCAGATGCGCATGGGCCTGGGCAAAATCTTGCTGCAAGCCCCCGACGTGCTGCTGCTCGACGAGCCTACTAACCACCTCGACCTCGACACTATCGAGTGGCTAGAGGGCTACCTCAAAAAGCTCACTACTCCCATGGTGATCGTCTCCCACGACCGAGAATTTCTCGATCGCCTCTGCACCCAGATTGTTGAAACCGAGCGCGGCGTCTCCACCACCTACCTGGGCAACTACACCGCCTACCTCACCCAAAAAGAAGAAAGCCTGGCCGCTCAGCTCAGCACCTTTGAGCGCCAGCAAAAGGAAATCGCCAAGCAGCAGGCCTTTGTCGATCGCTTTCGGGCCAGCGCCACTCGCAGCACCCAGGCCAAAAGCCGCGAAAAGCAGCTGGATAAGGTAGAGCGCATTGAGGCCCCCACCGGCAGCGTGCGCACGCTGCACTTTCGCTTTCCCCCGGCTCCCCGCAGTGGGCGCGAAGTAGTGACGGTTGCTGATCTCACCCACAGCTACGATGAGAAGATCCTGTTTTTGGGGGCTAATCTGTTGATTGAGCGAGGCGATCGCATCGCTTTCCTCGGCCACAACGGCTCGGGCAAATCGACCCTGCTGCGCCTGATTGCCGGGCTAGAAACTCCCACCGACGGTCAGGTCGAAGTGGGCAACCACAACGTGATCCCCAGCTACTTTGAGCAAAACCAGGCTGAGGCTCTCGATCTAGAGAAAACCGTGATCGCCACCATTCACGACGAAGTGCCCGACTGGACCAACGAAGAAGTCCGCACCCTGCTGGGGCGGTTTCTGTTCACAGGCGACATGGCCTTTAAACAGGTGAAAGCCCTCAGCGGCGGCGAAAAAGCTCGCCTGGCCCTGGCTAAAATGCTGCTGCGACCCGCCAACCTGATGATGCTCGACGAGCCCACCAACCACCTCGACATCCCCGCCAAGGAGATGCTGGAGGAGGCCCTACAGCACTACGACGGTACGGTGCTGCTCGTCTCCCACGATCGCTACTTCATTTCCCGCGTTGCTACCAAAATTGTCGAAATTCGCGATGGCGAGTTGCGGCTATATCGGGGTGACTACCACTATTACCTCGACAAGGTGGCAGAAGAGGCCGAGGCCGAAAAGCGAGCCGCCCTAGAGGCTGAGAAAAAGGCAAAGGCTGACGCTAAGCGCCAGCAGCAGCAGGCCAAACGCAAAGCAGGCGCTACAAAATGA
- the hisIE gene encoding bifunctional phosphoribosyl-AMP cyclohydrolase/phosphoribosyl-ATP diphosphatase HisIE, with amino-acid sequence MVTSPSSPFAAAVPVDRIRYNDQGLVPAIVQDHLDGTVLMMAWMNAESLQRTLDSGETWFWSRSRQEFWHKGATSGHVQKVQAIRYDCDSDALLVTVEQLGDIACHTGERSCFHQVDDHKVAPPADTLSQVFEVICDRRDHPNPDSYTCKLLAGGDNKILKKIGEEAAEVVMACKDDDADAIAGEAADLMYHTLVALAHHGVDIKDVYRKLQERRR; translated from the coding sequence ATGGTCACTTCTCCGTCTTCGCCCTTTGCCGCCGCTGTGCCCGTCGATCGCATTCGCTACAACGACCAGGGGCTGGTGCCTGCCATTGTGCAAGACCACCTCGACGGCACCGTGCTGATGATGGCCTGGATGAACGCCGAATCGCTCCAGCGCACTCTAGATAGTGGCGAAACCTGGTTCTGGAGTCGATCGCGCCAAGAGTTTTGGCACAAGGGCGCAACCTCGGGCCATGTGCAAAAGGTGCAGGCCATCCGCTACGACTGCGACAGCGATGCCCTGCTGGTCACGGTAGAACAGTTAGGCGACATTGCCTGCCACACGGGCGAGCGTAGCTGCTTTCATCAAGTAGACGACCACAAAGTTGCCCCGCCCGCCGATACGCTGTCTCAGGTGTTTGAGGTAATCTGCGATCGCCGCGACCACCCCAACCCCGACTCCTACACCTGCAAGCTGCTGGCCGGAGGCGACAACAAAATTCTCAAAAAAATTGGCGAAGAAGCCGCTGAGGTCGTGATGGCCTGCAAGGATGATGACGCCGATGCGATCGCCGGGGAAGCCGCCGACCTGATGTACCACACCCTAGTTGCCCTAGCCCACCACGGGGTTGATATTAAGGACGTGTACCGCAAGCTCCAAGAGCGGAGACGGTAA
- the rsmG gene encoding 16S rRNA (guanine(527)-N(7))-methyltransferase RsmG: protein MDMLPSYGDRWQSTLHWQPSDRQQQSFQLLYDAILAANQQVNLTRITTPEDFWEKHLWDSLQGVAPWLSEGASADALKVVDVGTGGGFPGLPVALVFPHWAIALLDATRKKLVALETVCETLGIANVSFLPQRAEQVAHQPIHRESYDLALLRAVGPVNTCAEYALPLLNLGGQAILYRGQWSAEEEAGLTAILPRLGGKLLEVRSQITPITQGVRHNVVLTKVERTPDKFPRLPGIPSKTPLV, encoded by the coding sequence ATGGACATGCTACCTTCCTACGGCGATCGCTGGCAGAGTACTTTGCACTGGCAGCCTAGCGATCGCCAGCAGCAGAGTTTTCAGCTGCTCTACGACGCCATTTTGGCAGCCAACCAGCAGGTCAATCTAACCCGCATCACCACCCCTGAGGATTTTTGGGAAAAGCACCTGTGGGATTCGCTTCAGGGTGTGGCCCCGTGGCTGAGCGAGGGAGCCAGTGCCGACGCGCTCAAGGTGGTTGATGTTGGCACCGGGGGCGGCTTCCCCGGCCTGCCGGTGGCGCTGGTGTTTCCCCACTGGGCGATCGCCCTGCTCGACGCCACCCGCAAAAAGCTCGTCGCCCTCGAAACCGTCTGCGAAACTTTGGGGATCGCTAACGTCAGCTTTTTGCCCCAGCGAGCCGAGCAGGTGGCCCACCAGCCCATTCACCGCGAATCCTATGACCTGGCTCTGCTGCGGGCGGTTGGCCCGGTCAACACCTGCGCTGAGTATGCCCTGCCTCTGTTAAACCTGGGCGGCCAAGCCATTCTTTACCGAGGCCAGTGGTCGGCAGAAGAGGAAGCTGGCTTGACAGCTATCCTGCCGCGTCTGGGCGGCAAGCTATTGGAGGTGCGATCGCAGATCACGCCCATCACCCAGGGCGTGCGCCACAACGTCGTGCTCACTAAAGTAGAGCGCACGCCAGACAAGTTTCCGCGCCTGCCGGGGATCCCGTCGAAGACGCCGTTGGTGTAG
- a CDS encoding ABC transporter ATP-binding protein has translation MLYLRQLTYHPPASPKAILQDISLELAPQQLGLIYGPSGSGKSTLLELMAGFAQPTQGTIQWRQQDLDPESLRQLAGLVFQFPERHFCGHSLLEELRLGHPEMARDQIEQALRAVGLEQLSLKAAPHALSGGQQRRLALAVQLIRKPYLLLLDEPTAGLDWSMRQQIIALLKQLKQNWTLLVVSHDADELAQLADRCWHLDHGRLAPVPTTTLSTTAG, from the coding sequence ATGCTCTATCTTCGCCAACTGACCTATCATCCCCCGGCCAGCCCTAAGGCCATCTTGCAGGATATTTCCCTCGAGCTAGCGCCCCAGCAGCTAGGGTTGATCTACGGACCGAGCGGGTCGGGCAAGAGTACGCTGCTAGAGCTGATGGCAGGGTTTGCTCAACCCACCCAGGGCACGATTCAGTGGCGGCAGCAAGACCTCGACCCTGAGTCGCTGCGGCAGCTGGCGGGGCTGGTGTTTCAGTTTCCTGAACGCCACTTTTGCGGGCACAGCCTGCTGGAAGAACTGCGTCTGGGCCATCCAGAAATGGCCCGTGACCAGATTGAGCAAGCGCTGCGGGCGGTAGGGCTAGAGCAGCTCTCCCTCAAGGCGGCGCCCCACGCCCTCAGCGGCGGGCAGCAGCGGCGCCTGGCTCTAGCGGTACAACTCATTCGCAAGCCCTACCTACTGCTGCTGGATGAACCCACCGCCGGATTAGACTGGTCGATGCGTCAGCAGATCATTGCGCTGCTCAAGCAGCTCAAGCAGAATTGGACACTGCTGGTGGTGTCTCACGATGCCGACGAACTGGCTCAGCTGGCCGATCGCTGCTGGCATCTCGATCATGGCCGTCTGGCTCCGGTGCCGACAACAACCCTTTCGACCACCGCCGGATAG